From Sphingomonas nostoxanthinifaciens, a single genomic window includes:
- a CDS encoding UdgX family uracil-DNA binding protein (This protein belongs to the uracil DNA glycosylase superfamily, members of which act in excision repair of DNA. However, it belongs more specifically to UdgX branch, whose founding member was found to bind uracil in DNA (where it does not belong), without cleaving it, appears to promote DNA repair by a pathway involving RecA, rather than base excision.), with amino-acid sequence MQRVILSSPDGFDGWRIAARALAIEGVRADSIVWTIGEGPADLFAGDASPHSPLPAATDGQTFSVPRPFVELARDVIAHGDPERFALLYAMLLRLRATPQLAQDHADPGLRRLERMAKEVRRDIHKMRAFLRFREVADDGGVRFVAWFEPEHHIVRSNAAFFVNRFAAMRWSILTPELSIHWDGATLTEGPGATRADAPAGDPLEETWKTYYASIFNPARLKIGMMLKEMPRKYWKNMPETALVPALIAGAQGREAAMVTASRDDMSGNVAVAWEALREEAMGCTRCPLYKPATQTVFGEGPVDAAMMFIGEQPGDQEDLAGRPFIGPAGQLFDRALAQAGVDRARTYVTNAVKHFKYEQRGKRRIHSKPNGAEIEACRWWVEQERDMIRPAVTVALGATAARSMLGRVVTISAARGVAHRLEDGGEGWVTVHPSYLLRIQDRDAADAEFERFVADLKHVQERVGALAGTR; translated from the coding sequence ATGCAGCGCGTAATCCTTTCTAGTCCCGACGGTTTCGATGGCTGGCGTATCGCAGCGCGAGCGCTAGCGATCGAAGGGGTTCGCGCCGATTCGATCGTCTGGACGATCGGCGAGGGGCCAGCCGATCTGTTTGCGGGCGACGCATCGCCACACTCCCCCCTGCCGGCGGCCACTGACGGCCAGACCTTTTCGGTCCCCCGCCCGTTCGTCGAGCTTGCGCGCGATGTGATCGCGCATGGCGATCCCGAGCGCTTCGCCTTGCTCTATGCGATGCTGCTGCGCCTGCGTGCGACGCCGCAGCTTGCGCAGGATCATGCCGATCCGGGCCTGCGCCGGCTGGAGCGGATGGCCAAGGAGGTGCGCCGCGACATTCACAAGATGCGCGCCTTCCTGCGTTTCCGCGAGGTGGCGGATGATGGCGGGGTGCGCTTCGTTGCGTGGTTCGAGCCCGAGCACCACATCGTCCGGTCCAACGCCGCCTTCTTCGTCAATCGCTTCGCGGCGATGCGATGGTCGATCCTCACGCCCGAACTGTCGATTCACTGGGACGGCGCCACGTTGACCGAAGGACCGGGCGCGACGCGCGCCGATGCGCCGGCGGGCGACCCGCTCGAAGAGACGTGGAAGACCTATTACGCCTCGATCTTCAACCCGGCGCGGCTGAAGATCGGCATGATGCTCAAGGAGATGCCGCGCAAATATTGGAAAAACATGCCCGAGACGGCGTTGGTCCCTGCCCTGATCGCGGGCGCGCAAGGCAGGGAGGCGGCGATGGTGACGGCGAGCCGGGACGACATGAGCGGCAACGTCGCGGTCGCATGGGAGGCGCTGCGCGAAGAGGCGATGGGCTGCACCCGGTGCCCGCTCTACAAGCCCGCGACCCAGACCGTATTCGGCGAAGGTCCGGTGGATGCCGCGATGATGTTCATCGGCGAGCAGCCGGGCGATCAGGAGGATCTGGCGGGGCGCCCCTTCATTGGTCCAGCCGGCCAATTGTTCGACCGCGCGCTGGCGCAGGCGGGGGTCGATCGCGCGCGCACCTACGTCACCAATGCCGTCAAGCATTTCAAATATGAGCAGCGCGGCAAGCGCCGCATCCATTCCAAGCCGAACGGCGCGGAGATCGAGGCGTGCCGCTGGTGGGTCGAGCAGGAGCGCGACATGATCCGCCCGGCGGTGACGGTCGCGCTGGGCGCGACCGCGGCGCGCTCCATGCTGGGCCGCGTCGTCACCATCTCGGCCGCGCGCGGCGTCGCACACCGTCTGGAGGATGGCGGCGAGGGATGGGTCACGGTCCACCCCAGCTATCTGCTGCGAATCCAGGATCGCGATGCCGCCGATGCCGAGTTCGAGCGGTTCGTCGCGGACCTGAAGCACGTTCAAGAGCGCGTCGGCGCGCTCGCAGGAACACGCTGA